One stretch of Enoplosus armatus isolate fEnoArm2 chromosome 1, fEnoArm2.hap1, whole genome shotgun sequence DNA includes these proteins:
- the cers3a gene encoding ceramide synthase 2, which translates to MFDTLYECFWWDRIWLPANLTWADLEDRDGRVYAKASHLYVTVPYAFAFLLIRYLFERWIATPLARSAGIKPRVPKAGDNPILELHYTTRCRTPAQADIDGLSKKSSLSVRQVERWFRRRRSQDRPGILKKFREASWRFVFYLSAFVGGIVALYDKEWFYDTFEVWTGFPKQSMLESQYWYYILEMSFYGSLIFSVAFDVKRKDFKEQIIHHLATLVLLSFSWCVNYIRIGTLVMLVHDASDVLLESAKLFNYAKWEKTCKTLFVLFAMVFMVTRLIIFPFWLIHCTWVYPVHHYPAFFGYYFFNVMLVVLLCLHIFWAYLILCMIRKFMFGTLTRDERSDNEEEEEEGSSTTEDEDEERRKLGNGLAVDEKEDKNGCFGCLSPPENLCRSKTVY; encoded by the exons ATGTTTGACACGCTGTATGAGTGCTTCTGGTGGGACCGAATCTGGCTGCCTGCGAATCTGACGTGGGCTGACCTGGAGGACAGGGACGGCCGGGTCTACGCCAAAGCCTCACATCTCTACGTCACCGTCCCCTACGCCTTCGCCTTCTTGCTCATCAGATACCTGTTTGAGAG GTGGATAGCAACACCCCTGGCACGCTCCGCTGGGATCAAGCCGAGAGTCCCGAAAGCCGGGGACAACCCCATCCTGGAGCTCCACTACACGACCCGCTGTAGGACTCCTGCTCAG GCAGACATTGACGGGCTGTCTAAGAAAAGCAGTTTGTCAGTGAGACAAGTTGAGCGCTGGTTCCGAAGACGGCGCAGCCAGGACCGTCCTGGAATCCTGAAGAAGTTCAGAGAGGCCAG CTGGAGGTTTGTCTTCTACCTGTCAGCGTTCGTTGGAGGGATAGTAGCACTGTACGAC AAAGAGTGGTTTTATGACACTTTCGAGGTATGGACGGGTTTTCCAAAGCAG TCGATGCTGGAGTCTCAGTACTGGTACTATATCTTGGAGATGAGCTTCTATGGCTCTCTTATCTTCAGTGTTGCCTTTGATGTCAAGAGAAAG gACTTTAAGGAGCAAATCATCCACCACTTGGCCACGCTGGTCCTCTTATCATTTTCCTGGTGTGTCAACTACATTCGTATCGGAACCCTGGTCATGCTCGTCCATGATGCCTCCGATGTCTTACTGGAG tctGCCAAATTATTCAACTATGCCAAATGGgagaaaacctgcaaaactctttttgttctgtttgccATGGTGTTTATGGTAACACGACTGATCATCTTCCCTTTCTG gctgATCCACTGTACCTGGGTTTACCCCGTTCACCATTACCCTGCCTTCTTTGGCTATTACTTCTTCAACGTGATGCTGGTGGTCCTTCTCTGTCTGCACATATTCTGGGCCTACCTCATTCTATGCATGATCAGAAAATTCATGTTTGGCACT CTGACCAGAGATGAGAGAAGTgacaatgaagaggaagaggaggaagggagcaGCACAACAGAGGACGAAGATGAGGAACGGCGAAAACTTGGCAATGGACTGGCAGTGGATGAGAAGGAGGACAAGAATGGCTGCTTTGGATGCTTGTCTCCACCAGAGAACCTCTGCCGATCAAAGACTGTGTACTGA